The Mycobacteriales bacterium genome includes the window CCTCGCCGGCGTCGAGGGCACGGCGCAGCAGCGTCGCCGCGTCGGGCCCGTCGACCGCACGCAGTGCCCCGAAGCCGCTCGCGGTGGGCACGCTGCCGGTGAGCACCGCGGGCAGCGACGGCTCGTCGAGCTGCAGCAGCAACGTGGCGCCCGGCACCCTGCGGCGGACGTCGTCGAGGTGCTGCCGGACCCCCTCCGCCAGCGAGTCGGCGAGGTCGCGGACCGCGCCGGGATCGGCCAGCACCTTGTCACCGCGGGTCAGCTCGAGAGCGGCGGCAAGCGTCCAGGGCCCGGCGACCTGGACCTTCAACGGGCCCTCGTAACCCTGGGTGGCCTCTTCCAGGGCGTCAAGGTCGCGGGTCAGGAGGTCGCGGGCGCGCCGCTCGTCGACCCCCGGCCGGCCAACCACCCGCCAACCGGACGGCTGCAGGTCGACGTGCAGGTCGACGAGCAGGCCGCAGGACCGCCCGACCATGTCGGCGCCTGGACCGCGGTGGGGCAGCTCCGGGAGGTGCGGCAGGTCGGGCAGCTCGCCGACGACCAGCCGGCACGCCTCGCGGGGGTCGTCGCCGGGCAGTGACCCGATGCCGGTCGCGGCCCCGGGCTGCCAGGGTCGCAAGGCCTCACCGGTCACCGGCCGAGCCTAATGCGGGCCGCCGACAGGGCAGGTGAACGCCGCAGCCGCGGCGAATCCATGCAGCACCGTCCTCCGGCGTACAGGAGTCGCTCCGTGTTGCCACGCGTCCCCCGACGTCCGCTGCTGCTCGCCGGCGCGCTCGCGCTGATCGCCGGCCTGGTCACGCCGGCGGTGGCCCGCCAGCCCGCCGGCACCGCGCTGAGCCGGCTCGGTGTCGGCCACGTCTGGCTCATCAACGTCGAGAACAAGAGCTACGCCGAGACCTACGGCGGCGCGACGCCGACCTACCTCAACTCGACGCTGCGCCGGCAGGGCGTGCTGCTGGAGCAGTACTACGGCATCGGGCACCTGAGCCTCGACAACTACATCGCACAGCTGTCCGGGCAGGCGCCGACGCTCCTGACGCAGAGCGACTGCCAGGTCTACGTCGACGTGGTGCCGGGCGTGGCGGGGCCCGACGGGCAGGCGATCGGGCAGGGCTGCGTCTACCCGGCATCGGTCAAGACACTGCCCGACCAGCTCGACGCGGTCGGCAAGACGTGGAAGGGCTACATGGAGGACATGGGCAACGACCCGTCCCGGGAGCCCGACCGGTGCGGCGCACCGCCGCTCGACCCGACCAACGGCATGCGCGACGGGACGCAGACCGCCACGGCCACCGACCAGTACGCCGCCCGGCACAACCCGTTCGTCTACTTCCACTCGATCCTCGACCGGACCTACGGCGACGCGCCGAACCACGCGACCTGCGTCACCAACGTGGTGCCGCTCACGGCGCTCGCCACCGACCTGGCGAAGAAGCCGGCCGACGTGCCGAACTTCAACCTGATCACCCCGAACCTCTGCGACGACGGCCATGACGACCCCTGCGTCGGCAAGGACGTCGACGGGGGCACGGCCAGCGGTCTGAAGGCCGTCGACCTGTGGCTGCAGAAGTACATCCCGATGATCGAGGCGTCCCGGGCCTTCCAGCAGGACGGCTTGATCATCGTCAGCGGCGACGAGGCGGAGAGCAGCGACTCGACGTCCTGCTGCAACGAGCAGTCCGGCTACGACACCCCGCTCGCGGGCGGCGGCGGGATCACCTCCGGCAGCCCCGGCCCCGGCGGCGGCCGCATCGGCACCCTGGTCATCGGTCACGGGGTGAAGCCCGACTCCACCAGCACCACGGCCTACAACCACTACTCGCTGCTGCGCAGCCTCGAGGATCTCTTCGGCGTCACGACCGGCGGGGCCGACGGGCAGGGTCACCTCGGCTACGCGGGCGCGACCGGGCTGGTCCCGTTCGGCAAGGACGTGTTCCAGGCAGCGAAGGGAGCGTTCTGATGTCGCCGCTCGACCGGCGCCGGTTCCTGCTGGGTGCGGCCGGGGTCGCGACGCTGGCCGCGACCTCGCCCGCCTGGGCCACCCGGCCCGGCCCGGCCAACCAGCCGCTGGCGCCGCTGCCCGACCCGGACAAGAGCGGGCTGGACCACATCGTGGTGGTCTGCATGGAGAACCGCAGCTTCGACCACTACCTGGGCTGGCTGCCCGGCGCCAACGGCAAGCAGGCCGGGCTGTCCTACCCCGACGACAAGGGCGCCCTGCACCCAACGCACCACCTGACCGAGTGGCAGGGCTGCGGCTTCAACGACCCCGACCACTCCTACTCCGGTGGCCGGGTGCAGCTCGACGGCGGCAAGTGCGACGGGTTCCGCAAGGGCGGCAACGACGACTACGCCCTCGGCTACTACACCAAGAACGACCTGGCGCTCTACGGCCCGCTGGTCGAGCAGGCGACGGTCTTCGACAACTACTTCTGCTCGATCCTCAGCTCCACCTATCCCAACCGCTTCTACACGCACGCCGCGGCGACCGACCGGCTCGACAACGCCATGGTCACCTCGGTGCTGCCGACGATCTGGGACAAGCTCGCGGCCAAGAACGTGAGCGCCAACTACTACTTCAGCGACCTGCCGTTCCTCGCGCTGTGGGGCACCAAGTACATCTCGCTCGCCCGCCACATCGAGACGTTCTTCGCGCAGGCGGCGACCGGCACGCTGCCGTCGTACTCCTACCTCGACCCGTTCTTCCTCGGTGAGGACCAGGGCGGCTCCAACGACGA containing:
- a CDS encoding alkaline phosphatase family protein gives rise to the protein MSPLDRRRFLLGAAGVATLAATSPAWATRPGPANQPLAPLPDPDKSGLDHIVVVCMENRSFDHYLGWLPGANGKQAGLSYPDDKGALHPTHHLTEWQGCGFNDPDHSYSGGRVQLDGGKCDGFRKGGNDDYALGYYTKNDLALYGPLVEQATVFDNYFCSILSSTYPNRFYTHAAATDRLDNAMVTSVLPTIWDKLAAKNVSANYYFSDLPFLALWGTKYISLARHIETFFAQAATGTLPSYSYLDPFFLGEDQGGSNDDHPHADIRRGQAFLSLVVQAILNSPLWDRTALVITYDEWGGFFDHVVPPVLPDDHDLNPTSTPHGQAGFRVPAMVLSPFARRGYVGSAQYDHTSILKMVEWRWGLSPLTSRDAAARNLAETFDFTHPDTAVPNLPIVPDPGPHICGAPGVGMATEESFWTGLKTKAAAEGWAVR
- a CDS encoding methionine synthase, with translation MTGEALRPWQPGAATGIGSLPGDDPREACRLVVGELPDLPHLPELPHRGPGADMVGRSCGLLVDLHVDLQPSGWRVVGRPGVDERRARDLLTRDLDALEEATQGYEGPLKVQVAGPWTLAAALELTRGDKVLADPGAVRDLADSLAEGVRQHLDDVRRRVPGATLLLQLDEPSLPAVLTGSVPTASGFGALRAVDGPDAATLLRRALDAGE
- a CDS encoding alkaline phosphatase family protein, yielding MLPRVPRRPLLLAGALALIAGLVTPAVARQPAGTALSRLGVGHVWLINVENKSYAETYGGATPTYLNSTLRRQGVLLEQYYGIGHLSLDNYIAQLSGQAPTLLTQSDCQVYVDVVPGVAGPDGQAIGQGCVYPASVKTLPDQLDAVGKTWKGYMEDMGNDPSREPDRCGAPPLDPTNGMRDGTQTATATDQYAARHNPFVYFHSILDRTYGDAPNHATCVTNVVPLTALATDLAKKPADVPNFNLITPNLCDDGHDDPCVGKDVDGGTASGLKAVDLWLQKYIPMIEASRAFQQDGLIIVSGDEAESSDSTSCCNEQSGYDTPLAGGGGITSGSPGPGGGRIGTLVIGHGVKPDSTSTTAYNHYSLLRSLEDLFGVTTGGADGQGHLGYAGATGLVPFGKDVFQAAKGAF